The following proteins are co-located in the Candidatus Accumulibacter cognatus genome:
- a CDS encoding transposase, which produces MLAHDCARACSGSCGHGFPITCSCIPAKVRVRLLRALARRELLEREDVQAMGAWEHGGGFSLDARVRVEADDRRGLEPLLRYCTRPAFALERLREIAHGHRVYESVRPGLGGASA; this is translated from the coding sequence ATCCTGGCCCATGACTGCGCCCGTGCCTGCTCCGGATCATGCGGACACGGCTTTCCGATTACCTGCTCTTGCATTCCTGCCAAGGTCCGCGTCCGTCTTCTGCGGGCGCTCGCCCGGCGCGAACTGCTCGAGCGCGAAGACGTGCAAGCCATGGGTGCCTGGGAACACGGCGGGGGCTTCTCGCTCGATGCCCGCGTACGCGTCGAAGCAGACGATCGCCGGGGGCTGGAGCCTCTGCTGCGGTACTGCACCCGGCCGGCCTTCGCGCTGGAACGACTACGGGAAATCGCTCACGGGCACCGGGTCTATGAGAGCGTCAGGCCGGGCCTGGGGGGAGCATCCGCCTGA
- a CDS encoding CHAT domain-containing protein, with amino-acid sequence MHQTNEESSNQGGRPEQAIADYSAALQRFDASGLDWASLSGDERALLLRALVDRGFTHGQSGRPEQAIDDYSAALQRFDASGLDWASLSGDERNILAFTMMRLIVSFADGASHSQASIRLLKALDGDVLRTWKYGLPSIRIVHWKNVVTACERWLLAQGETSSQLGLAHLRRLACVFVQQAFLRRRSTLERLHTDALARSDEMRHLVREHLGTQSRITERADELQRAIEAGKPWSGLRAWRHWRLRHSLRALDRLRRECPLLPTADELWKVCWNCARPIANEVMARHEFLDGPKTSGEILLAGVYWAARPRISRTARPWETGAEPWRLNWNELAALLKLDDIILDDQGIVSRTVRSHDWWLSQVAGAAVFALFPVDASGMEDHASKAWNELIDAWCSHGQEVLISAIDGAWHALLFEANTLLAKPAQSLPSALSGPVGKLTMCLKSFGDAEHAPDRWAKDLEQESLARSRRHTVMPVYRAPTRERPPLRSSDDLFVNQALHALAGGTVRHTLSEAIAAYLFQPFARIFAEPEIDGESLTEALGMLPDRVWKLLESPQQPARLHQILHTMMRTQVLATAQGIDSDINSSSTAQLMEDLWMLLETGRIALAGLRAPAASFELNDAAIQRLMDRLTKEFTRVKTALDLVARGEALPAGPGRAVFPPFECLDEEYTRAGIRLPLPTYTDCARQLAADEILVQVFFDVKHRARALILDAAGKLRLLRLPESVAALAWANLEDCWSNFYACSFVEEADEWFYAHHKAWHAFVAADGPAVSLLTSLVAADPAARRWRLLLPANLARLPWLGWVGSEEAASLPEVMRQKGALSLDACLSAWQRLTGEAQGEHRPQVMVESLREWPELAALALCEARLIGRHLKSEVLMTEDARMSDAVAMLQEDRPVHWVVHGEYRAHDPLGSFVRLNGCHGVRELPAWLIGAHDCRSPVALSSCFAMLVGGEAGEPLLGPVGLGPVLRTKGAPYVVGPLWESVMLASAVFYDLFYSSLTAVGAHTALTQAMSALRVMDAPTLRAWANDHGELVIQVVDEWINFVNSRGMQGPFSHPALWAQFSMLGTRECER; translated from the coding sequence ATGCACCAGACGAACGAAGAGTCTTCCAATCAGGGCGGCCGCCCGGAACAGGCGATCGCCGACTACAGCGCCGCCCTGCAGCGCTTCGACGCCAGCGGCCTCGACTGGGCCTCGCTGAGCGGCGACGAACGCGCGCTACTCTTGAGGGCGCTGGTCGACCGGGGGTTCACGCACGGCCAGAGCGGCCGCCCGGAACAGGCGATCGACGACTACAGCGCCGCCCTGCAGCGCTTCGACGCCAGCGGCCTCGACTGGGCCTCGCTGAGCGGCGACGAACGCAACATTCTTGCTTTCACGATGATGAGATTGATTGTCAGTTTTGCAGACGGCGCATCACATTCACAGGCTTCAATTCGCCTGTTGAAGGCTCTGGATGGGGACGTCCTGCGCACCTGGAAATATGGTCTGCCGAGCATAAGGATTGTCCACTGGAAGAACGTCGTAACCGCCTGCGAGCGCTGGTTGTTGGCCCAAGGTGAAACGTCTTCCCAGCTTGGGCTGGCGCACCTGCGCCGCCTGGCGTGTGTTTTCGTTCAGCAGGCGTTCCTGCGACGCCGCAGCACGCTGGAACGCCTGCATACCGACGCCTTGGCGCGCAGTGATGAAATGCGGCATCTTGTCCGCGAGCATCTCGGCACGCAATCCCGGATCACTGAAAGAGCCGACGAACTGCAGCGAGCAATCGAAGCCGGCAAGCCTTGGTCCGGACTCCGGGCCTGGCGCCACTGGCGCTTGCGGCATTCGCTCCGGGCACTGGACCGCCTGCGCCGTGAGTGCCCTTTATTACCGACGGCGGACGAACTGTGGAAAGTCTGCTGGAACTGCGCCAGGCCCATTGCCAACGAGGTGATGGCCAGGCATGAATTTCTGGATGGGCCGAAAACTTCCGGAGAGATCCTGCTGGCCGGAGTGTACTGGGCAGCAAGGCCCAGAATTTCCAGGACCGCCCGGCCATGGGAGACCGGAGCTGAACCCTGGCGGCTGAACTGGAACGAACTGGCGGCTCTCCTCAAGCTCGACGATATCATTCTCGATGACCAAGGCATAGTTTCCCGGACTGTTCGTTCGCACGATTGGTGGTTGTCCCAGGTCGCCGGGGCAGCCGTCTTTGCTCTCTTCCCTGTCGACGCCTCCGGCATGGAAGACCACGCGTCCAAAGCGTGGAATGAACTGATCGACGCCTGGTGCAGTCACGGGCAGGAAGTGCTGATTTCCGCCATCGACGGTGCCTGGCACGCTTTGCTTTTCGAGGCGAACACCCTCCTAGCCAAGCCGGCACAGTCACTGCCATCGGCGTTGTCCGGTCCGGTCGGCAAGCTGACGATGTGCTTGAAATCCTTTGGGGATGCAGAGCATGCTCCCGACAGATGGGCAAAGGATCTCGAGCAGGAGTCGCTGGCACGCTCCCGCAGACATACGGTGATGCCGGTGTATCGGGCACCCACTCGCGAGCGGCCACCGCTACGCAGCAGCGATGATCTGTTCGTCAACCAGGCCTTGCACGCACTCGCTGGTGGTACCGTTCGCCACACTCTGAGCGAAGCGATCGCGGCTTACCTGTTCCAGCCGTTCGCCAGGATCTTCGCCGAACCGGAAATCGACGGTGAATCCCTGACCGAGGCGCTCGGCATGCTCCCCGACCGGGTCTGGAAATTGCTTGAGAGTCCCCAGCAGCCTGCCCGACTGCACCAAATCCTGCACACGATGATGCGTACCCAAGTACTGGCTACCGCACAGGGCATCGATAGCGACATCAATTCGTCATCGACCGCCCAGCTGATGGAGGATCTGTGGATGCTGCTCGAAACCGGTCGCATCGCCCTCGCGGGTCTGAGGGCTCCGGCTGCGTCATTCGAGCTTAATGATGCTGCCATCCAGCGGCTAATGGACCGTCTGACAAAGGAATTTACACGCGTGAAAACTGCGCTCGACCTCGTCGCACGCGGCGAGGCTCTTCCCGCAGGACCCGGTCGCGCTGTGTTTCCCCCCTTTGAGTGTCTGGACGAGGAGTACACGCGTGCCGGAATCCGCTTGCCGTTGCCGACGTACACCGACTGTGCACGCCAATTGGCGGCGGACGAGATTCTCGTTCAGGTCTTCTTCGACGTAAAGCACAGGGCGAGAGCATTGATCCTGGATGCCGCCGGGAAACTGCGCTTGCTGCGCCTGCCGGAGTCTGTCGCGGCGTTGGCTTGGGCTAATCTCGAAGATTGCTGGTCGAATTTCTACGCGTGCTCATTCGTCGAGGAGGCCGACGAATGGTTCTACGCCCACCATAAGGCCTGGCACGCGTTCGTCGCGGCTGATGGGCCCGCGGTCTCACTGCTCACTTCTCTTGTCGCTGCGGACCCCGCTGCGCGTCGCTGGCGACTGCTCTTGCCCGCCAACTTGGCCAGACTGCCCTGGCTGGGCTGGGTTGGCAGTGAAGAGGCTGCGTCGCTACCGGAGGTCATGCGCCAAAAGGGGGCCTTGTCGCTGGACGCCTGCCTCAGCGCTTGGCAGCGGCTAACCGGTGAGGCGCAAGGCGAACACCGGCCGCAGGTGATGGTCGAGAGCCTGCGTGAATGGCCGGAGCTGGCCGCGCTGGCGCTCTGCGAGGCGCGGCTGATCGGCAGGCATCTGAAGTCGGAAGTGCTGATGACCGAAGACGCAAGAATGTCCGACGCGGTGGCGATGCTCCAGGAAGATCGGCCTGTGCACTGGGTGGTTCACGGCGAGTATCGGGCGCACGATCCGCTCGGTAGCTTCGTGCGCCTGAACGGTTGCCACGGCGTTCGTGAACTGCCGGCCTGGTTGATCGGGGCGCACGACTGTCGCAGTCCGGTCGCTTTGTCGAGTTGTTTCGCAATGCTCGTCGGCGGTGAAGCGGGTGAACCACTGCTGGGTCCGGTGGGCTTGGGGCCAGTGCTGCGGACCAAGGGGGCGCCTTATGTCGTGGGGCCCCTGTGGGAATCCGTGATGCTTGCTTCAGCGGTGTTCTATGATCTGTTCTACTCCAGTCTCACGGCAGTTGGCGCGCACACGGCGCTGACGCAAGCGATGTCGGCACTGCGCGTGATGGATGCCCCGACGCTAAGAGCCTGGGCCAACGATCATGGCGAACTGGTCATCCAAGTGGTGGACGAGTGGATAAATTTCGTTAACAGCAGGGGGATGCAAGGGCCTTTTAGTCACCCCGCACTGTGGGCACAGTTTTCAATGCTTGGAACTCGGGAGTGCGAGCGGTAG
- a CDS encoding type II/IV secretion system protein, which yields MNAPAPGDRFLTDDLLAQARRQALLSGRSLLTELEALTGSEPRQLVADLARRFRLPAIDTPAMLACDPAFDRLPLVKAQTRGCVLLRSPQAAGDGQILGVIADPFDADSMVWLGSLAGTPVHFCLALAADIQAYLSKHEESLHAVHSLLQDEGSTPERRTAEVLSFASVSGASSPAVKLVNSTVYDAVRAAASDIHLESTPSGITIKYRLDGVLDTVAQISGVALAEQVISRLKVLAELDIAERRIPQDGSFRVEVSGRDIDLRVSIMPCIHGEDAVVRILDKRGVIEAHGSLTLDSLGFDEHALKSLRRLVEEPYGMLLVTGPTGSGKTTTLYGAISEINNGRDKIITIEDPVEYQLPGVLQIPVNDKKGLTFARGLRSILRHDPDKIMVGEIRDRETAEIAVQSALTGHLVLTTVHANNVFDVFGRFTHMGIDPYAFASALNGIWAQRLLRVNCSRCSEADRPRDAELARFHLAGGDLAHYDFRRGRGCGDCRGSGYRGRKAVAEILNLNDELRELIIEKRPIRQLKELAYRNGTRSLTEAALRLVARGETTLEELRRVTLSG from the coding sequence ATGAACGCGCCCGCGCCCGGCGACCGCTTCCTGACCGACGACCTCCTGGCACAGGCCAGGCGCCAGGCGCTGTTGTCAGGGCGTTCGCTGCTTACCGAACTCGAGGCGCTGACCGGCAGCGAACCCCGCCAACTGGTCGCCGATCTGGCCAGGCGCTTTCGCCTGCCGGCCATCGATACCCCCGCGATGCTGGCCTGTGATCCGGCATTCGACCGCTTGCCGCTGGTCAAGGCCCAGACGCGCGGCTGCGTGCTGCTGCGCTCGCCGCAGGCGGCGGGTGACGGCCAGATCCTCGGCGTCATCGCCGATCCTTTCGACGCCGACAGCATGGTCTGGCTCGGCAGCCTGGCCGGCACGCCGGTGCATTTCTGCCTGGCGCTGGCGGCGGACATTCAGGCCTATCTGTCGAAGCATGAGGAGTCGCTGCACGCAGTGCATTCGCTGTTGCAGGATGAGGGCAGCACGCCCGAGCGGCGTACCGCCGAGGTGCTCAGCTTCGCTTCGGTCAGTGGCGCTTCGAGTCCGGCGGTAAAACTCGTCAACTCGACCGTCTATGACGCGGTGCGGGCCGCCGCCAGCGACATCCACCTCGAAAGCACGCCCAGCGGCATCACCATCAAGTACCGTCTCGACGGCGTCCTCGATACCGTCGCCCAGATCAGCGGCGTGGCGCTCGCCGAGCAGGTGATCTCGCGCCTCAAGGTGCTGGCCGAACTCGACATCGCCGAGCGACGCATCCCGCAGGACGGCAGCTTCCGGGTCGAGGTCTCCGGCCGCGACATCGACCTGCGGGTGTCGATCATGCCGTGCATCCATGGCGAGGACGCGGTCGTGCGCATCCTCGACAAGCGCGGCGTCATCGAGGCGCATGGATCGCTGACGCTCGACTCGCTGGGCTTTGACGAGCATGCCCTGAAGTCGCTGCGCAGGCTGGTCGAAGAACCCTACGGGATGTTGCTGGTCACCGGCCCCACCGGTTCGGGCAAGACCACGACGCTGTACGGCGCGATTTCCGAGATCAACAACGGTCGCGACAAGATCATCACCATCGAGGACCCGGTCGAATACCAGTTGCCCGGCGTCCTGCAGATTCCGGTCAACGACAAGAAGGGGCTGACCTTCGCGCGTGGCCTGCGCTCGATTCTGCGTCACGACCCCGACAAGATCATGGTGGGCGAAATCCGTGACCGCGAGACCGCCGAAATCGCCGTCCAGTCGGCGCTGACCGGGCATCTGGTGCTGACCACGGTACACGCCAACAACGTCTTCGACGTCTTCGGTCGCTTCACCCACATGGGCATCGACCCTTACGCCTTTGCCTCGGCGCTCAATGGCATCTGGGCGCAACGCCTGTTGCGCGTGAACTGCAGCCGCTGCAGCGAAGCCGACAGGCCGCGCGATGCCGAGCTCGCGCGCTTCCATCTGGCCGGCGGCGATCTGGCGCATTACGATTTCCGCCGCGGCCGCGGCTGCGGCGATTGTCGTGGCAGCGGTTATCGTGGGCGCAAAGCGGTTGCCGAGATTCTCAACCTGAACGACGAGCTGCGCGAACTGATCATCGAGAAGCGCCCGATCCGACAACTGAAGGAACTTGCCTACCGAAACGGCACGCGCAGCCTGACCGAGGCCGCGCTGCGCCTGGTGGCGCGTGGTGAAACCACGCTCGAAGAGCTGCGTCGTGTCACGCTTTCGGGTTGA